One genomic region from Mycobacterium basiliense encodes:
- a CDS encoding DMT family transporter gives MTKVEISTLLALAAALLAGIGYVVLQRSAQQVTDEEVGHFTLFHLSLRHAQWWLGSAAALSSFTLQAVALTMGSVVLVQSLQATALLFALPIDARLTNHRCTPKEWMWAVLLASSVAVIVMAGDPAAGHARAPLSTWAVVAVVMVPAVFLCVLGARMIVGAPSAVLLAVASAATLAVFTVLTKGVVTVLGSGFAAVFDTPEFYAWIIVLPLGLMLQQSSLRAGALTASLPTIIVARPVIASALGISVLDETLHTGEFALFALVAAVAVVVAATIALARDEAAMMASPRRRIEATGQLAMR, from the coding sequence ATGACAAAGGTCGAGATATCGACCTTGCTCGCACTGGCCGCAGCGTTGCTGGCCGGCATCGGATATGTAGTCCTGCAGCGGTCCGCGCAGCAGGTCACCGACGAAGAGGTCGGTCACTTCACGCTGTTTCATCTATCGCTGCGGCACGCGCAGTGGTGGCTGGGCAGCGCCGCGGCCCTGTCCAGCTTCACCTTGCAGGCCGTCGCCCTAACCATGGGGTCGGTGGTGTTGGTTCAGTCCCTGCAGGCGACCGCACTGCTGTTCGCGTTGCCGATCGATGCCCGGCTGACCAATCACCGCTGTACCCCCAAAGAGTGGATGTGGGCGGTTTTGCTCGCCAGTTCGGTGGCCGTCATCGTGATGGCGGGTGATCCGGCGGCCGGCCATGCGCGAGCCCCGCTCTCGACCTGGGCAGTCGTTGCCGTGGTGATGGTTCCCGCGGTGTTTCTCTGCGTGTTGGGGGCGCGGATGATCGTGGGCGCGCCATCGGCGGTGCTGTTGGCGGTGGCGTCGGCGGCAACGCTGGCGGTCTTCACGGTGCTGACCAAAGGCGTGGTGACCGTGCTGGGTAGTGGGTTTGCGGCGGTGTTTGATACTCCCGAGTTCTATGCGTGGATCATTGTGTTGCCCCTGGGGCTGATGCTTCAGCAATCGTCGTTGCGCGCGGGGGCGCTGACCGCCTCGTTGCCGACGATCATCGTGGCTAGGCCGGTGATTGCTTCAGCACTAGGGATCAGTGTGCTCGACGAGACGTTGCACACCGGTGAATTCGCGTTGTTCGCGCTGGTAGCCGCGGTGGCGGTGGTGGTCGCCGCGACGATAGCCCTGGCCCGCGACGAGGCCGCGATGATGGCGTCGCCGCGCCGCCGTATAGAAGCCACCGGCCAGTTGGCCATGCGCTAG
- a CDS encoding DMT family transporter, with the protein MTNADIAVVLALLAALASALGNVTRQRSAQEITDQEVGHLRLFWLSLRDTRWWLGALGAIGNYLLQAAALSLGSVVLVSALQVTALLFALPIYARVTRRRVTRWEWTWAVLLAASLAVVVIVGDPDVGASRGSITTWIVVAAVLGPVMLFCVLGARIWSGSVAAVLLAVVAGCSLALFAVLTKAVVEVVRGGAAALFSAPEFYAWIAAALGGMIFQQSSFRAGALTASLPTVVVAKPLIGAVLGIVLLGETLDTSGPGLVVVAIGVVLVLVATIALARGEAEKVSEEAAESGRIPVVKPGSGVPLRFRSVDDDARTDRLRRAGQSV; encoded by the coding sequence ATGACGAACGCGGACATCGCGGTTGTTCTTGCACTACTTGCCGCGTTGGCGTCCGCATTGGGCAACGTAACCCGGCAGCGCTCGGCGCAGGAGATCACCGATCAGGAGGTCGGGCACCTGCGATTGTTCTGGCTTTCACTGCGCGACACTCGGTGGTGGCTGGGAGCCCTCGGGGCGATCGGCAACTATTTGCTGCAGGCGGCAGCTCTGTCGCTGGGATCGGTCGTGCTGGTGTCGGCGCTACAGGTGACGGCGTTGCTTTTCGCGCTGCCGATCTACGCCCGCGTCACCCGACGCAGGGTCACCCGCTGGGAATGGACTTGGGCGGTGCTGCTGGCCGCTTCGCTCGCCGTGGTGGTCATCGTCGGTGATCCGGACGTCGGCGCGTCACGCGGCTCAATCACCACCTGGATCGTGGTGGCCGCGGTGCTTGGTCCGGTGATGTTGTTCTGTGTGCTGGGCGCACGGATCTGGTCGGGCTCAGTGGCCGCGGTGCTGTTGGCGGTGGTCGCCGGTTGCTCGTTGGCCCTGTTCGCGGTGCTGACCAAAGCGGTTGTTGAGGTGGTCCGTGGGGGAGCAGCGGCGCTGTTCAGCGCGCCGGAGTTCTACGCATGGATTGCCGCCGCCTTGGGCGGGATGATCTTCCAACAGTCGTCGTTCCGGGCCGGTGCGTTGACCGCCTCGTTGCCCACCGTGGTGGTCGCCAAACCACTGATCGGTGCGGTGCTCGGCATCGTGCTGCTTGGTGAGACATTGGACACCAGCGGCCCCGGGCTTGTTGTGGTGGCCATCGGTGTGGTGTTAGTGCTCGTTGCGACGATAGCGCTGGCCCGCGGCGAGGCCGAGAAGGTGTCCGAGGAGGCGGCCGAGAGCGGCCGCATTCCGGTAGTAAAGCCTGGGTCTGGGGTGCCGTTGCGGTTCCGGTCGGTTGACGACGACGCCCGAACGGACCGATTACGCAGGGCGGGCCAGTCGGTCTGA